In one Curtobacterium citreum genomic region, the following are encoded:
- the ruvC gene encoding crossover junction endodeoxyribonuclease RuvC — MLRVLGVDPGLTRCGVGVVEVAPNRRARLVHVTVVRTPADMALEQRLLRIADGIAAEIDEHRPDAVAVERVFAQANVRTVMGTAQAAGLALHAAAARGLPVGLHTPSEVKAAVTGYGNADKRQVQTMIARVLGLDEAPKPADAADALALAVCHAWRLGSPDRVGPGPATLTPAQRAWRDAQAGTADSPLARAAAAARPGGGAPFARGRGGAARRAGSVGGQP, encoded by the coding sequence ATGCTCCGGGTGCTCGGGGTCGACCCCGGGCTCACCCGGTGCGGCGTCGGCGTGGTCGAGGTCGCACCGAACCGGCGTGCCCGGCTCGTGCACGTCACCGTCGTGCGCACGCCGGCCGACATGGCGCTCGAACAGCGCCTACTCCGCATCGCGGACGGCATCGCCGCCGAGATCGACGAGCACCGTCCGGACGCCGTCGCCGTCGAGCGCGTCTTCGCGCAGGCGAACGTCCGGACGGTGATGGGCACGGCCCAGGCCGCCGGACTCGCGCTGCACGCCGCGGCGGCGCGCGGTCTGCCCGTCGGACTGCACACGCCGTCCGAGGTCAAGGCCGCCGTCACCGGCTACGGCAACGCCGACAAGCGGCAGGTGCAGACCATGATCGCTCGGGTGCTCGGACTCGACGAGGCCCCGAAGCCGGCGGACGCCGCGGACGCGCTCGCGCTGGCCGTGTGCCATGCCTGGAGGCTCGGATCACCCGACCGGGTCGGCCCCGGTCCGGCGACGCTCACCCCGGCACAGCGCGCCTGGCGGGACGCGCAGGCCGGCACCGCGGACTCCCCGCTCGCCCGCGCGGCCGCCGCGGCGCGTCCGGGCGGTGGCGCACCGTTCGCTCGCGGCCGGGGCGGTGCCGCGCGGCGGGCCGGCTCCGTCGGTGGGCAGCCCTAG
- a CDS encoding YebC/PmpR family DNA-binding transcriptional regulator: MSGHSKWATTKHKKAVIDQRRAKSFAKLIKNIEVAAKMGGADLSGNPTLVDAVQKAKKTSVPNDNIDRAIKRGAGLTGESIEYTTIMYEGYGPNGVAMLVECLTDNKNRAAAEVRTAMSRNGGTMADPGSVAYNFSRKGVISVTKVDGLDEDTVMTAVLDAGVEDVIDQGGGFEVITEATDLVAARTALQDAGIDYDSADAEFVPGVKVPVDADTARKVFKLIDALEDSDDVQNVYANFDIPADVQAELDEDED; encoded by the coding sequence GTGTCCGGGCATTCCAAGTGGGCAACGACCAAGCACAAGAAGGCGGTCATCGACCAGCGCCGCGCGAAGTCGTTCGCCAAGCTCATCAAGAACATCGAGGTCGCGGCCAAGATGGGCGGGGCCGACCTGTCGGGCAACCCGACCCTGGTCGACGCGGTCCAGAAGGCCAAGAAGACCTCGGTGCCGAACGACAACATCGACCGCGCCATCAAGCGCGGCGCCGGTCTGACCGGTGAGTCGATCGAGTACACGACGATCATGTACGAGGGCTACGGCCCGAACGGCGTCGCGATGCTCGTCGAGTGCCTCACCGACAACAAGAACCGCGCCGCGGCCGAGGTCCGGACGGCGATGTCCCGCAACGGCGGCACCATGGCCGACCCGGGCAGCGTCGCCTACAACTTCTCCCGCAAGGGCGTCATCTCGGTGACGAAGGTCGACGGCCTCGACGAGGACACCGTCATGACGGCCGTGCTCGACGCGGGCGTCGAGGACGTCATCGACCAGGGCGGTGGCTTCGAGGTCATCACCGAGGCGACCGACCTCGTCGCTGCGCGCACCGCGCTGCAGGACGCCGGCATCGACTACGACTCCGCCGACGCCGAGTTCGTCCCCGGCGTCAAGGTCCCGGTCGACGCGGACACCGCGCGCAAGGTCTTCAAGCTGATCGACGCGCTCGAGGACTCGGACGACGTGCAGAACGTCTACGCGAACTTCGACATCCCCGCGGACGTCCAGGCCGAGCTCGACGAGGACGAGGACTAG
- the ruvB gene encoding Holliday junction branch migration DNA helicase RuvB: MSGITSAGAESQEELAFEGALRPKSLDEFVGQRKVRGQLDLLLKAAAMQERTPDHILMAGPPGLGKTTLAMIVAHESGRPLRMSSGPAIQHAGDLAAVLSSLVPGEVLFIDEIHRMARSAEEMLYLAMEDFRIDVMVGKGAGATSIPLDLAPFTLVGATTRAGLLPNPLRDRFGFTAHLEFYEKDELEQVLIRAAHLLDLRIDRSALREIAGRSRGTPRIANRLLRRVRDYALVHGTADGMTAVQGALDLYDVDELGLDRLDRAVVETMLTRFDGGPVGLNTLAVSVGEESETIESVVEPFLVRVGLVTRTPRGRIATPQAWRHFGLTPGAATGMQPDLFDDE, encoded by the coding sequence GTGAGCGGCATCACCTCCGCCGGCGCCGAGTCGCAGGAAGAACTGGCGTTCGAGGGCGCGCTCCGCCCGAAGTCCCTGGACGAGTTCGTCGGCCAGCGCAAGGTCCGCGGGCAGCTCGACCTGCTGCTCAAGGCCGCCGCGATGCAGGAACGCACGCCGGACCACATCCTGATGGCCGGGCCGCCCGGTCTCGGCAAGACGACGCTCGCGATGATCGTCGCGCACGAGTCCGGCCGTCCGCTGCGGATGTCGAGCGGGCCGGCGATCCAGCACGCCGGTGACCTCGCGGCGGTGCTCTCGTCGCTCGTCCCGGGCGAGGTCCTCTTCATCGACGAGATCCACCGCATGGCGCGCTCCGCAGAGGAGATGCTCTACCTCGCGATGGAGGACTTCCGCATCGACGTCATGGTCGGCAAGGGTGCTGGCGCGACGAGCATCCCGCTCGACCTCGCGCCGTTCACGCTCGTCGGAGCGACCACCCGCGCGGGCCTCCTCCCGAACCCCCTGCGCGACCGCTTCGGCTTCACGGCACACCTCGAGTTCTACGAGAAGGACGAGCTCGAACAGGTCCTGATCCGCGCCGCCCACCTGCTCGACCTGCGCATCGACCGCTCGGCGCTCCGCGAGATCGCCGGGCGCTCCCGAGGGACCCCACGCATCGCGAACCGTCTGCTCCGCCGGGTCCGGGACTACGCGCTCGTGCACGGCACCGCCGACGGCATGACGGCCGTCCAGGGGGCGCTCGACCTGTACGACGTCGACGAACTCGGTCTCGACCGCCTCGACCGCGCAGTCGTCGAGACGATGCTCACGCGCTTCGACGGGGGTCCGGTCGGCCTGAACACCCTCGCGGTGTCCGTCGGCGAGGAGTCCGAGACCATCGAGTCCGTCGTGGAGCCGTTCCTCGTGCGGGTCGGCCTCGTCACGCGGACGCCGCGCGGTCGGATCGCCACCCCGCAGGCCTGGCGCCACTTCGGCCTGACGCCGGGCGCCGCCACCGGGATGCAGCCGGACCTGTTCGACGACGAATAG
- the secD gene encoding protein translocase subunit SecD: protein MARSTPVKKALRSLTWLVIIMAALAGLNTAASVLAANTKDDTGKWFAGASWVPELALDLQGGTQLTLAAQNTQGGSVTSQQLNQAVNIIRQRINATGVSESQINTQGTNNIVVSIPGKPDKATIDRIEAAAKLTFRPVLYTEAATSTSVGGANGSSASPTPYTPPASLEATPSAKATNGSDLSQVTPALQDLYTNYNCKAPDDVTTAPDDQPLVTCDQDGAAKYILGPVEVSGSGISNATSGLATDSQGATTGQWAVNLTFKGKASDDFREVTSRLVKLQPPQNQFAIVLDGTVITAPASNAAITNGKAQITGNFTAETSKTLADQLKYGALPINFQVQSNENISATLGTAQLVGGLVAGLIGLILVVIYSIIQYRALAFVTVLSLGVAAVITYLVIAIMSWRVDYRLSLAGVAGLIVAIGITADSFIVYFERIRDELRDGRGLESAVESGWKRALRTILASDSINFLAAVVLYILAVSDVKGFAFTLLLTTLIDVVVVVLFTHPMMQLIARSRFFGEGHRFSGLDPSALGAVYRGRAQFRAPVVDGKRQRSAGEAQRRQTIAERKAQQASGAQDGTTPDGKDD from the coding sequence GTGGCACGATCGACACCCGTCAAGAAGGCGTTGCGCTCGCTCACCTGGTTGGTGATCATCATGGCCGCACTCGCGGGCCTGAACACCGCCGCATCGGTGCTGGCAGCGAACACCAAGGACGACACCGGCAAGTGGTTCGCCGGCGCGAGCTGGGTGCCGGAACTGGCGCTCGACCTGCAGGGCGGCACGCAGCTGACGCTCGCGGCGCAGAACACGCAGGGCGGCTCGGTGACGTCCCAGCAGCTCAACCAGGCGGTCAACATCATCCGCCAGCGCATCAACGCCACGGGTGTCTCCGAGTCGCAGATCAACACGCAGGGCACGAACAACATCGTCGTGTCCATCCCGGGCAAGCCCGACAAGGCGACCATCGACCGCATCGAGGCCGCGGCCAAGCTCACCTTCCGCCCGGTGCTCTACACCGAGGCCGCGACGAGCACTTCGGTCGGGGGTGCGAACGGCTCCTCCGCGTCGCCGACGCCGTACACCCCGCCAGCGTCGCTCGAGGCCACGCCGTCCGCGAAGGCGACGAACGGCAGCGACCTCTCGCAGGTCACGCCCGCGCTGCAGGACCTGTACACGAACTACAACTGCAAGGCCCCGGACGACGTCACGACGGCGCCCGACGACCAGCCCCTCGTCACCTGCGACCAGGACGGCGCCGCGAAGTACATCCTCGGCCCGGTCGAGGTCTCCGGCTCCGGCATCAGCAACGCGACCTCCGGACTCGCGACCGACTCGCAGGGCGCGACGACCGGTCAGTGGGCCGTCAACCTGACCTTCAAGGGCAAGGCGTCGGACGACTTCCGCGAGGTCACCAGCCGCCTGGTCAAGCTCCAGCCGCCGCAGAACCAGTTCGCCATCGTCCTCGACGGCACGGTCATCACCGCGCCGGCGTCGAACGCGGCGATCACCAACGGCAAGGCGCAGATCACCGGCAACTTCACCGCGGAGACCTCGAAGACCCTGGCGGACCAGCTGAAGTACGGCGCGCTGCCGATCAACTTCCAGGTGCAGTCGAACGAGAACATCTCGGCGACGCTCGGCACCGCGCAGCTCGTCGGCGGCCTCGTCGCCGGTCTGATCGGTCTGATCCTCGTCGTGATCTACTCGATCATCCAGTACCGCGCGCTGGCGTTCGTCACGGTCCTGTCGCTCGGCGTCGCCGCGGTGATCACCTACCTGGTCATCGCGATCATGTCGTGGCGCGTCGACTACCGGCTCTCGCTCGCGGGCGTCGCGGGCCTGATCGTGGCCATCGGCATCACGGCGGACTCGTTCATCGTCTACTTCGAGCGCATCCGTGACGAGCTCCGGGACGGCCGCGGACTCGAGAGCGCGGTGGAGTCCGGTTGGAAGCGGGCGCTCCGCACGATCCTGGCGTCCGACTCGATCAACTTCCTCGCCGCCGTGGTGCTCTACATCCTCGCGGTCAGCGACGTGAAGGGCTTCGCGTTCACGCTGCTCCTCACCACGCTCATCGACGTCGTCGTCGTCGTGCTCTTCACGCACCCGATGATGCAGCTCATCGCCCGCAGCCGGTTCTTCGGCGAGGGCCACCGGTTCAGCGGACTCGACCCGTCCGCCCTCGGCGCGGTCTACCGCGGTCGCGCGCAGTTCCGCGCTCCCGTGGTCGACGGCAAGCGCCAGCGCAGCGCGGGCGAGGCCCAGCGCCGCCAGACGATCGCGGAGCGGAAGGCCCAGCAGGCCTCCGGCGCGCAGGACGGCACGACGCCGGACGGGAAGGACGACTGA
- a CDS encoding rhodanese-like domain-containing protein → MAVEVHDVDVAEARRRIDAGARLFDVREQGEWDEVHAPEATLVPMSELVARWQEIDGGDQPAIVVCHSGGRSARVVAALEQSGVPAVNLVGGMTAWEQAGEPVVRAGATAEDAQGEPRHEH, encoded by the coding sequence ATGGCGGTCGAGGTGCACGACGTCGACGTCGCCGAGGCCCGTCGCCGTATCGACGCCGGTGCGCGGCTGTTCGACGTCCGCGAGCAGGGGGAGTGGGACGAGGTCCACGCTCCCGAGGCGACGCTCGTGCCCATGTCGGAGCTCGTCGCCCGCTGGCAGGAGATCGACGGGGGCGACCAGCCCGCGATCGTCGTCTGCCACTCCGGCGGCCGGTCCGCCCGGGTCGTCGCCGCGCTCGAGCAGTCCGGTGTCCCCGCGGTGAACCTCGTCGGCGGGATGACGGCATGGGAGCAGGCCGGCGAGCCGGTCGTCCGCGCGGGTGCCACCGCCGAGGACGCCCAGGGCGAACCGCGTCACGAGCACTGA
- the secF gene encoding protein translocase subunit SecF, protein MASFSQFGNDLYTGKRSYDIVGRRKTWYLVAIIAIVVSLAVPWLRGGYQLGIEFTGGSEFTISNAGSTDQSIATRTVESIVPEGIPRVSQVGQDGIRVQTEQLTDRETTQVQDALAKAYDVSDDQVASTYIGATWGADVLAQAIRGLVIFLVLAAVVMALYFRTWKMSVSAMVALLHDLLITAGVYGIVGLEVTPAAVIGFLTILGYSLYDTVVVFDKVRENTSQESHRTFVQSVNLAVNQTLVRSINTSVVALLPVAAILFIGSYVLGAGTLRDISLALFIGIIVGTYSTIFIASPMYAHLRENEPKIKQADAKKRQAAEKRQREVDATAEAV, encoded by the coding sequence ATGGCCAGCTTCAGCCAGTTCGGCAACGACCTCTACACGGGCAAGCGCTCGTACGACATCGTCGGCCGACGCAAGACGTGGTACCTCGTCGCGATCATCGCGATCGTGGTGTCCCTCGCCGTGCCGTGGCTCCGCGGCGGGTACCAGCTCGGCATCGAGTTCACCGGCGGCTCCGAGTTCACGATCTCGAACGCCGGCTCGACCGACCAGTCGATCGCGACGCGTACCGTCGAGTCGATCGTGCCCGAGGGCATCCCGCGCGTCTCGCAGGTCGGCCAGGACGGCATCCGCGTCCAGACCGAGCAGCTGACCGACCGCGAGACCACCCAGGTGCAGGACGCCCTCGCGAAGGCGTACGACGTCTCCGATGACCAGGTCGCCTCGACGTACATCGGTGCGACGTGGGGTGCCGACGTGCTCGCCCAGGCGATCCGCGGACTCGTGATCTTCCTCGTGCTCGCCGCCGTCGTCATGGCGCTGTACTTCCGCACCTGGAAGATGTCCGTCTCCGCCATGGTGGCGCTGCTGCACGACCTGCTCATCACGGCGGGCGTGTACGGCATCGTCGGGCTCGAGGTCACGCCAGCAGCGGTCATCGGCTTCCTGACGATCCTCGGGTACTCGCTGTACGACACCGTCGTGGTGTTCGACAAGGTGCGTGAGAACACGAGCCAGGAGTCGCACCGGACCTTCGTCCAGTCGGTGAACCTCGCGGTGAACCAGACCCTCGTCCGGTCGATCAACACCTCGGTCGTGGCCCTGCTGCCCGTCGCGGCGATCCTGTTCATCGGCTCCTACGTGCTCGGCGCCGGCACGCTGCGGGACATCTCGCTCGCGCTGTTCATCGGCATCATCGTGGGCACGTACTCGACGATCTTCATCGCGTCGCCGATGTACGCCCACCTGCGCGAGAACGAGCCGAAGATCAAGCAGGCCGACGCCAAGAAGCGCCAGGCGGCCGAGAAACGGCAGCGCGAGGTCGACGCGACCGCCGAGGCCGTCTGA
- a CDS encoding RelA/SpoT family protein gives MTDTRESTPQGATEPGASRPGSAPRPTSPLGPNTTGNIGSLRSLLPRLFSRAQPAGAVDTLIRTVRSHHPKADVTLIERAYSVAERAHDGQKRKSGEPYITHPVAVAQILADLGIGTITIAAALLHDTVEDTDYQLDELRAEFGDEIAMLVDGVTKLDKVKYGDSAQAETVRKMVIAMSKDIRVLVIKLADRLHNARTWGFVESASATRKAKETLEIYAPLAHRLGIQMIKLELEDLSFAVLHPKLYVEIDSLVKERQPKREQFVQNVIGTLKKDLKASKIRGDVMGRPKQYYSIYQKMIVRGREFDEIYDLVGIRVLVPTVRDCYAMLGSVHARWTPLPGRFKDYIATPKFNLYQSLHTTVLGPQGRAVEIQIRTHEMHQRAEFGVAAHWKYKQRAQGRDVDTTTTDDQDMAWLAHITDWQAETSDPGEFLDSLRYEIGAKETYVFTPQGKVIGLPAGATPVDFAYAVHTEIGHRTMGAKVNGRLVPLESQLSSGDVVEIFTSKNPDSGPSQDWLTFVRSPRARNKIKQWFTKERREEAIEQGRDAIARAMRKQNLPLQRIMSQDSISEVASAMRYEDVSALYAAIGEGHVSTQSVIEKVLAGVQTEAETDEPELAFPRQVTSRQLRNSDSGVLVRGAPDILVKLAKCCTPVPGDQIVGFITRGQGVSVHQASCTNVKSLMNEPDRMIEVEWAPSSKSVFLVQIQIEALDRSGLLSDVTRVLTDHHVNILSATVSTSSDRLALSRFVFEMGDTTHLDRVLNAVRRIDAVYDVYRVSAG, from the coding sequence ATGACGGACACCCGTGAGTCCACGCCCCAGGGTGCGACCGAGCCCGGTGCGAGCCGTCCCGGCTCCGCACCGCGGCCGACGAGTCCGCTCGGTCCGAACACGACCGGGAACATCGGGTCGCTCCGGTCCCTGCTGCCGCGGCTCTTCTCGCGGGCGCAGCCGGCCGGCGCCGTCGACACGTTGATCCGGACGGTGCGGTCGCACCACCCGAAGGCCGACGTGACGCTCATCGAGCGGGCGTACTCGGTCGCGGAGCGCGCGCACGACGGGCAGAAGCGCAAGTCGGGCGAGCCGTACATCACGCACCCGGTGGCGGTCGCGCAGATCCTCGCCGACCTGGGGATCGGCACGATCACGATCGCCGCAGCGCTGCTGCACGACACCGTCGAGGACACGGACTACCAGCTCGACGAGCTCCGCGCAGAGTTCGGCGACGAGATCGCGATGCTCGTCGACGGTGTCACGAAGCTCGACAAGGTCAAGTACGGCGACAGCGCCCAGGCCGAGACCGTCCGCAAGATGGTCATCGCGATGTCGAAGGACATCCGCGTGCTCGTCATCAAGCTCGCGGACCGTCTGCACAACGCCCGCACGTGGGGCTTCGTCGAGTCCGCCTCCGCCACGCGCAAGGCGAAGGAGACGCTCGAGATCTACGCGCCCCTGGCGCATCGGCTCGGCATCCAGATGATCAAGCTGGAGCTCGAGGACCTGTCGTTCGCAGTCCTGCACCCGAAGCTCTACGTCGAGATCGACAGCCTGGTCAAGGAGCGGCAGCCGAAGCGCGAGCAGTTCGTGCAGAACGTGATCGGCACGCTCAAGAAGGACCTGAAGGCGTCGAAGATCCGCGGCGACGTGATGGGCCGACCGAAGCAGTACTACTCGATCTACCAGAAGATGATCGTCCGCGGGCGCGAGTTCGACGAGATCTACGACCTGGTCGGGATCCGCGTGCTCGTCCCCACCGTGCGCGACTGCTACGCCATGCTCGGCTCGGTGCACGCCCGCTGGACCCCGCTGCCCGGGCGCTTCAAGGACTACATCGCGACCCCGAAGTTCAACCTGTACCAGTCGCTCCACACCACGGTGCTCGGACCCCAGGGCCGTGCGGTCGAGATCCAGATCCGCACGCACGAGATGCACCAGCGCGCCGAGTTCGGGGTCGCGGCGCACTGGAAGTACAAGCAGCGCGCCCAGGGCCGTGACGTCGACACGACGACCACCGACGACCAGGACATGGCGTGGCTCGCCCACATCACCGACTGGCAAGCGGAGACGAGCGACCCGGGGGAGTTCCTCGACTCGCTCCGGTACGAGATCGGCGCGAAGGAGACCTACGTCTTCACGCCGCAGGGCAAGGTCATCGGTCTGCCCGCCGGTGCGACCCCGGTCGACTTCGCCTACGCCGTGCACACCGAGATCGGGCACCGCACCATGGGTGCCAAGGTCAACGGTCGCCTGGTGCCGCTCGAGAGCCAGCTGTCCAGCGGCGACGTCGTCGAGATCTTCACGTCGAAGAACCCCGACTCGGGCCCGAGCCAGGACTGGCTGACGTTCGTCCGCAGTCCGCGCGCCCGGAACAAGATCAAGCAGTGGTTCACCAAGGAGCGCCGCGAAGAGGCGATCGAGCAGGGTCGCGACGCCATCGCGCGGGCGATGCGCAAGCAGAACCTGCCGCTCCAGCGCATCATGAGCCAGGACTCCATCTCCGAGGTGGCCTCGGCGATGCGGTACGAGGACGTCTCCGCGCTCTACGCGGCGATCGGCGAGGGACACGTCTCCACGCAGTCGGTCATCGAGAAGGTGCTCGCGGGCGTCCAGACCGAAGCCGAGACCGACGAGCCCGAGCTCGCGTTCCCGCGGCAGGTGACGAGCCGACAGCTCCGCAACAGCGACAGCGGGGTGCTCGTGCGCGGGGCGCCCGACATCCTCGTCAAGCTCGCCAAGTGCTGCACCCCGGTGCCCGGCGACCAGATCGTCGGCTTCATCACCCGCGGCCAGGGCGTCTCGGTGCACCAGGCCTCGTGCACGAACGTGAAGTCGCTCATGAACGAGCCCGACCGCATGATCGAGGTCGAGTGGGCACCGTCGTCGAAGTCGGTGTTCCTCGTGCAGATCCAGATCGAGGCGCTCGACCGCTCCGGCCTGCTCAGCGACGTCACGCGGGTCCTGACCGACCACCACGTCAACATCCTGTCCGCCACCGTCTCGACCTCGTCGGACCGCCTGGCGCTGAGCCGCTTCGTGTTCGAGATGGGCGACACGACCCACCTGGACCGGGTGCTCAACGCGGTGCGGCGCATCGACGCGGTCTACGACGTCTACCGCGTCAGCGCCGGCTGA
- a CDS encoding preprotein translocase subunit YajC, with protein sequence MDQSIFLIVIIVAFAAFMFYSSRKRKKQQAELQTKMQPGARVMLSFGLYGTLLSVDDEKVTADVEIAPGTVVTVHRQTLSRVVDDNASDVDETVTTDDAAAAPVLDLGKDDRRDEPEFGQRVEPTESDAAKRKTED encoded by the coding sequence ATGGATCAATCCATCTTCCTCATCGTCATCATCGTCGCGTTCGCCGCCTTCATGTTCTACAGCAGCCGGAAGCGCAAGAAGCAGCAGGCCGAGCTGCAGACGAAGATGCAGCCGGGCGCCCGCGTCATGCTCTCCTTCGGCCTCTACGGCACGCTGCTCTCCGTCGACGACGAGAAGGTCACCGCCGACGTCGAGATCGCCCCGGGCACCGTCGTGACGGTCCACCGTCAGACGCTCTCCCGCGTGGTCGACGACAACGCCTCCGACGTCGACGAGACCGTGACCACGGACGACGCAGCCGCGGCTCCGGTCCTGGACCTCGGCAAGGACGACCGTCGCGACGAGCCGGAGTTCGGGCAGCGCGTCGAGCCGACCGAGTCCGACGCGGCGAAGCGCAAGACCGAAGACTGA
- the ruvA gene encoding Holliday junction branch migration protein RuvA: protein MIASLRGTCIDIAGSAVVVEVGGVGYAVTVTPAHALTMRHGSEVFLRTRMIVREDEHQLFGFESAEALQVFDFLRSVSGVGPKSAMGVLAHLDPAQVANAVAAEDDAVFRKVSGIGPKTAKLITVALSGKLLAFEQAPAGATVAGAAGGHPAAIDVVSALVGLGWREDAAQSAVDSVVATDPGAAAMGTQSLLRAALGTLRPAGAGR from the coding sequence ATGATCGCGAGCCTCCGGGGAACCTGCATCGACATCGCCGGATCGGCCGTGGTGGTCGAGGTCGGGGGAGTCGGGTACGCCGTGACCGTCACCCCGGCGCACGCGCTGACGATGCGCCACGGGTCCGAGGTGTTCCTGCGCACGCGGATGATCGTGCGCGAGGACGAGCACCAGCTGTTCGGCTTCGAGTCGGCCGAGGCGCTGCAGGTCTTCGACTTCCTGCGCAGCGTGTCGGGCGTCGGCCCGAAGTCCGCGATGGGGGTGCTCGCACACCTCGACCCTGCCCAGGTCGCGAACGCCGTGGCCGCCGAGGACGACGCCGTCTTCCGCAAGGTCTCCGGCATCGGCCCGAAGACCGCCAAGCTCATCACGGTCGCGCTCTCCGGCAAGCTCCTCGCCTTCGAGCAGGCACCCGCCGGCGCCACGGTCGCGGGTGCCGCCGGGGGACACCCCGCCGCGATCGACGTCGTCTCGGCGCTCGTCGGCCTCGGGTGGCGCGAGGACGCCGCGCAGTCCGCCGTCGACTCGGTCGTCGCCACCGACCCGGGCGCCGCCGCCATGGGCACGCAGTCGCTCCTCCGCGCCGCGCTCGGGACCCTCCGTCCCGCGGGGGCCGGACGGTGA
- the pdxT gene encoding pyridoxal 5'-phosphate synthase glutaminase subunit PdxT: protein MSARPRIGVLALQGDFREHIASLTELGADVVPLRRPEEIDALDGVVIPGGESSVMDKLSRAFGVAEPLSAAIRGGLPTYGTCAGMIMLSSRIAAGIPGQQTLDVLDTTVRRNAFGSQNDSFETDIPMPALGDAPVHAVFIRAPVVERHGAGVQVLGALADGQVVAVQQGNVLASAFHPEVAGEDRFHRRFLAMVRSG from the coding sequence GTGAGCGCCCGGCCCCGCATCGGGGTCCTCGCGCTGCAGGGTGACTTCCGCGAGCACATCGCCTCGCTGACGGAGCTCGGCGCCGACGTCGTGCCGCTCCGCCGCCCGGAAGAGATCGACGCCCTCGACGGTGTCGTGATCCCGGGCGGCGAGTCGAGCGTCATGGACAAGCTCTCCCGGGCCTTCGGCGTGGCCGAGCCCCTGTCCGCGGCGATCCGCGGCGGGCTCCCGACGTACGGCACCTGCGCGGGCATGATCATGCTCTCGTCGCGCATCGCCGCGGGGATCCCCGGGCAGCAGACCCTCGACGTGCTCGACACCACGGTGCGTCGCAACGCCTTCGGCAGCCAGAACGACTCCTTCGAGACCGACATCCCGATGCCGGCGCTCGGCGACGCCCCGGTGCACGCGGTGTTCATCCGTGCGCCCGTGGTGGAGCGGCACGGGGCCGGCGTCCAGGTCCTCGGCGCCCTCGCCGACGGGCAGGTCGTCGCCGTGCAGCAGGGCAACGTGCTCGCGAGTGCGTTCCACCCCGAGGTCGCCGGCGAGGACCGCTTCCACCGCCGCTTCCTGGCGATGGTCCGCTCCGGCTGA
- the pdxS gene encoding pyridoxal 5'-phosphate synthase lyase subunit PdxS, which translates to MSDSTSTSGTNGTSITGSDRVKRGLAEMLKGGVIMDVVDAEQARIAEEAGATAVMALERVPADIRAQGGVARMSDPSMIEEIIAAVSIPVMAKARIGHFVEAQVLQELGVDYIDESEVLSPADYVNHIDKWNFTTPFVCGATNLGEALRRITEGAAMIRSKGEAGTGDVSEATKHIRTISKEIAALRYLKEDELYVAAKELQAPFDVVKEVAQTGKLPVVLFTAGGVATPADAAMMMQLGADGVFVGSGIFKSGDPAKRAAAIVRAVTFHDDPKVIAEVSRGLGEAMVGINVADVPAPHRLAERGW; encoded by the coding sequence ATGAGCGACAGCACCAGCACCTCGGGCACCAACGGCACCTCGATCACCGGCTCCGACCGCGTCAAGCGCGGTCTCGCCGAGATGCTCAAGGGCGGCGTGATCATGGACGTCGTCGACGCCGAGCAGGCCCGCATCGCGGAGGAAGCCGGCGCGACCGCCGTCATGGCCCTCGAGCGCGTCCCCGCCGACATCCGCGCGCAGGGCGGCGTCGCCCGCATGTCCGACCCGTCGATGATCGAGGAGATCATCGCCGCGGTGTCGATCCCCGTCATGGCGAAGGCCCGCATCGGCCACTTCGTCGAGGCCCAGGTGCTCCAGGAGCTCGGCGTCGACTACATCGACGAGTCCGAGGTCCTGTCGCCCGCCGACTACGTCAACCACATCGACAAGTGGAACTTCACCACGCCGTTCGTCTGCGGTGCCACCAACCTGGGCGAGGCGCTCCGTCGCATCACCGAGGGTGCCGCGATGATCCGCTCCAAGGGCGAGGCCGGCACCGGTGACGTCTCCGAGGCGACGAAGCACATCCGCACCATCTCGAAGGAGATCGCGGCGCTGCGGTACCTCAAGGAGGACGAGCTCTACGTCGCCGCGAAGGAGCTCCAGGCGCCGTTCGACGTCGTCAAGGAGGTCGCGCAGACCGGCAAGCTCCCGGTCGTGCTCTTCACCGCCGGTGGTGTCGCCACCCCGGCCGACGCCGCGATGATGATGCAGCTCGGTGCCGACGGCGTGTTCGTCGGGTCCGGCATCTTCAAGTCCGGCGACCCCGCGAAGCGTGCCGCCGCGATCGTCAGGGCCGTCACCTTCCACGACGACCCCAAGGTCATCGCCGAGGTGTCCCGCGGGCTCGGCGAGGCCATGGTCGGCATCAACGTCGCCGACGTCCCCGCTCCGCACCGTCTCGCCGAGCGCGGCTGGTGA